The following proteins are encoded in a genomic region of Gimesia algae:
- a CDS encoding transposase, whose protein sequence is MICVDAQGIPLAVETESANRNEAILVEPLIAKMTLKKRHPQRLIYDKAGDSQKLRDCLAEQNIDFICPHRDIKNRKQKSQDGRKLRRYKRRWIVERTISWLHNYRRVVTRWEYHNHLYTGFVKLACLFTIIKRFSDHL, encoded by the coding sequence ATGATTTGCGTGGACGCCCAGGGGATTCCCCTAGCAGTCGAGACGGAATCAGCCAACCGTAATGAAGCAATTCTGGTCGAACCGTTGATTGCAAAAATGACATTGAAAAAACGACATCCTCAGCGATTGATTTACGATAAAGCGGGAGATTCACAAAAATTGCGAGACTGTTTGGCTGAGCAGAATATCGATTTTATTTGTCCCCACCGGGACATCAAAAACCGAAAGCAGAAAAGCCAAGATGGTCGCAAGCTCCGACGTTACAAGCGACGTTGGATTGTTGAGAGGACGATCTCCTGGTTACATAATTATCGGCGAGTGGTGACACGATGGGAGTACCACAATCACCTTTACACAGGCTTTGTAAAGCTGGCCTGCCTGTTCACCATTATTAAACGGTTTTCGGACCACCTCTAG
- a CDS encoding sialidase family protein, which translates to MSFRAAPEKSGLSGQHPLLCWSDDRGASWSEPIRPFEPPQFDKLTPGSFRAAYLTALNDGTLIAALCWVDARDPSRAFFNEETEGLLDTRICLSRSKDDGLTWSSPTFVSSEFDHLPTPLTGPILQFRDAEDRSLLAIQLELNKPYFDKTPWHHRSILLLSDNDGHTWSNHIVTSDDPALRIFYWDQRPALVGENDLLDLFWTFDRETGEYLNIHARKTETSYDDWSTFWDTDVPGQPAAPVRLSDGQLVMVYVDRTETPTIKLRTSKDGGHHWPVESEIILYSQGASHNLMRPGDMLAAWEEMSNFAVGLPATALLPDNELLVIFYAGQSTNETSIHWQCIRASTSKVM; encoded by the coding sequence GTGAGTTTTCGGGCTGCGCCTGAAAAAAGTGGCCTGTCAGGCCAACACCCGCTGCTTTGCTGGTCTGATGATAGAGGGGCCAGCTGGTCAGAGCCGATAAGGCCTTTTGAACCACCTCAGTTTGACAAACTGACTCCAGGCAGTTTTCGCGCTGCCTATCTTACGGCCTTGAATGATGGCACACTCATCGCAGCACTCTGCTGGGTCGATGCTCGTGATCCCTCACGAGCATTTTTCAATGAAGAGACGGAGGGGTTACTCGATACTCGAATTTGTCTGAGTCGATCAAAAGATGATGGCCTGACCTGGTCGTCGCCGACCTTTGTCAGTAGTGAGTTCGACCATCTTCCTACGCCGTTGACAGGACCGATTCTTCAATTCCGTGATGCAGAGGACCGCAGCCTGCTGGCGATTCAACTTGAACTCAATAAGCCCTATTTCGACAAGACACCCTGGCATCATCGTTCGATCCTGCTGCTTTCTGACAATGATGGTCACACCTGGTCAAATCACATTGTCACCAGTGATGACCCGGCATTGAGGATATTTTACTGGGATCAACGCCCCGCACTGGTCGGCGAAAATGACCTGTTAGATTTATTCTGGACGTTTGATCGAGAGACTGGCGAATATCTCAATATACACGCACGAAAGACTGAAACCAGTTATGACGATTGGTCGACGTTTTGGGATACTGACGTTCCTGGTCAGCCGGCAGCACCAGTGCGTTTATCAGATGGTCAGCTTGTGATGGTTTATGTAGATCGCACAGAAACCCCCACTATCAAGCTTCGCACCAGCAAAGATGGCGGACATCATTGGCCAGTTGAGAGTGAAATAATACTCTATTCGCAGGGAGCATCCCATAATTTGATGCGACCAGGCGACATGCTTGCTGCCTGGGAGGAGATGTCCAATTTCGCTGTTGGTTTGCCTGCGACAGCGTTGTTGCCTGACAATGAACTTCTGGTTATCTTTTATGCCGGTCAATCGACAAATGAAACCAGCATTCACTGGCAGTGCATTCGCGCTTCAACATCAAAAGTGATGTGA
- a CDS encoding ExeA family protein encodes MYQSYWNLKSGPFEEKMDASFFYDSNPHQAGLLKLEYLVENCKGAGLLVGGSGMGKSYLCHVLKSQLAEIYQPFVHLVFPQLSPIELISYLAVELGAEEAGIEPLVPGKDRIVRALHRQLQLLCEQGYKPVIVIDEAHLIVDQRIFETLHQLLNFQQTSDIDFTLLLVGDQLLLSHLQRSSQLDNRIAVRCLLKSFSAEETQSYVEHRLEVAGRSEPVFAAEAFQTLFELTQGNPRKINRLCDLGLLVGYADELSLITPDVLEAVAEELVTSIPD; translated from the coding sequence ATGTATCAGAGCTACTGGAATCTGAAAAGTGGTCCCTTTGAAGAAAAGATGGATGCTTCTTTTTTTTACGACAGCAATCCGCATCAGGCTGGCTTGTTAAAGCTCGAATATCTGGTTGAAAACTGCAAAGGTGCCGGTCTGCTGGTCGGCGGGTCTGGCATGGGCAAGTCGTATCTCTGTCACGTGCTGAAAAGTCAGCTGGCTGAAATTTATCAGCCGTTCGTGCATCTCGTCTTTCCGCAGTTGTCACCCATTGAATTGATTTCATATCTGGCAGTCGAACTGGGAGCAGAAGAAGCCGGCATTGAACCCCTGGTTCCTGGCAAAGACCGGATTGTCCGGGCCCTGCATCGTCAGTTGCAGTTATTGTGTGAGCAGGGTTACAAGCCGGTGATTGTCATTGACGAAGCGCATCTGATTGTCGATCAGCGGATCTTCGAAACACTGCATCAGCTGCTCAACTTTCAGCAGACTTCTGACATCGACTTCACGCTGCTGCTGGTGGGCGACCAGTTACTGCTCAGCCATCTGCAACGCTCGTCTCAACTGGATAACCGGATTGCCGTGCGTTGCCTGTTGAAATCGTTTTCGGCAGAAGAAACCCAGAGCTACGTCGAACATCGCCTGGAAGTGGCTGGTCGCTCTGAACCGGTTTTTGCAGCAGAAGCATTTCAGACACTGTTTGAGCTGACACAGGGAAACCCACGGAAGATTAATCGACTCTGCGATCTGGGTCTGCTGGTTGGTTACGCCGATGAACTGTCCCTGATTACGCCCGACGTGCTGGAAGCCGTCGCCGAAGAACTGGTGACGTCGATCCCGGATTAG
- a CDS encoding PH domain-containing protein, protein MTDSETHTSNASRTLAYECPHCGATNTVDPAAIGELVTCAKDNCGQVFKIDAPAGHLLRDDDPKVVAARAHHQDTTVSQTEQELCTVHPAIFGNHPFSFLGCLLVVIGGIVGAVMWRDELILLYSGLTLAVAGALILSYWWLQTRFRSVTVTSKRTLYTQGIFSRQTSEVQHDDVRNMQVNQSFFDRLAGVGHLAISSSGQDDMEIDVRGLKSPQRVIDIIREYQ, encoded by the coding sequence ATGACTGATTCCGAAACACATACCAGCAATGCGAGTCGAACTCTCGCCTATGAATGCCCTCACTGCGGAGCGACCAATACAGTCGATCCCGCTGCGATTGGCGAGCTCGTCACGTGTGCGAAGGACAATTGTGGTCAGGTCTTCAAGATTGATGCCCCGGCCGGTCACCTGCTTCGGGACGACGATCCAAAGGTGGTCGCGGCGCGGGCGCATCATCAGGATACCACGGTGTCTCAGACTGAGCAGGAACTTTGCACCGTGCACCCGGCGATATTCGGCAATCATCCGTTCTCGTTTCTTGGGTGTCTGCTGGTTGTCATTGGGGGTATTGTCGGGGCGGTGATGTGGCGGGACGAGTTGATCCTGTTGTATTCCGGATTGACTCTCGCCGTAGCTGGTGCTTTAATTCTGTCGTATTGGTGGCTTCAGACCCGGTTCCGATCCGTGACCGTGACTTCAAAACGAACACTCTACACTCAGGGTATCTTTTCCAGACAAACGAGCGAAGTGCAGCACGATGACGTCCGCAACATGCAGGTGAATCAGAGTTTCTTCGATCGTCTGGCTGGCGTCGGACACCTGGCAATCTCCAGCTCCGGCCAGGATGACATGGAGATCGACGTTCGCGGACTGAAGTCACCACAGCGGGTGATCGACATCATTCGCGAATATCAGTAA
- the queG gene encoding tRNA epoxyqueuosine(34) reductase QueG encodes MGEATDSSAADQSRKSALIKQMAYDCGFDLAGLAPAITPAGYHHFLEWLNQGYAGEMSYLERRKDAYQHPEHVMSSVRSVLMLTLNYRTEEPPPVTGTEARVSRYAWGTTDYHKVIRKKLKQLSRRIREAFPDCETRGVVDTAPLLERDFAQLAGLGWIGKNTLLLNKSEGSWFFLAGLLLSDELDYDEPHHASHCGTCTRCLDACPTDAFVEGGVLDARKCISYLTIELRDQPIPQELRPGLEDWAFGCDVCQDVCPWNRKTPLSREIAFQPVETYAPLDACELLTLDETEYQDRFRSTPMSRSGRAGLLRNAAIVLGNRGDVSAVPVLKKVLSDAEPLIRGAAAWALGRLGNAEIQTFLEEQLSVELEPSVRQELQQAITEMETRSK; translated from the coding sequence ATGGGAGAAGCAACAGATTCCTCAGCCGCTGATCAAAGTCGAAAATCTGCTTTGATCAAGCAGATGGCATACGATTGTGGCTTCGACCTGGCCGGCCTGGCGCCCGCGATCACTCCGGCAGGCTATCACCACTTTCTGGAATGGCTGAATCAAGGCTACGCGGGTGAGATGAGTTATCTCGAACGCCGCAAAGACGCGTACCAGCATCCCGAACATGTGATGAGTTCCGTGCGCAGCGTGCTGATGCTGACATTGAATTACCGCACAGAGGAACCGCCGCCGGTCACCGGTACGGAAGCCAGGGTCTCGCGCTATGCCTGGGGAACTACCGATTACCATAAAGTGATTCGAAAAAAACTGAAGCAGCTCTCTCGGCGGATTCGGGAGGCGTTTCCGGATTGTGAAACGCGGGGCGTTGTGGATACGGCTCCCTTACTGGAACGGGATTTCGCACAGTTGGCCGGCCTGGGCTGGATCGGGAAAAATACGCTGCTGCTCAATAAGTCTGAGGGAAGCTGGTTTTTTCTGGCCGGGCTGCTGTTGAGTGACGAGCTGGATTATGATGAACCGCATCATGCTTCGCATTGCGGTACCTGCACGCGTTGTCTGGATGCCTGTCCGACCGATGCCTTTGTGGAAGGGGGCGTTCTCGATGCGCGAAAGTGCATTTCTTATCTGACCATTGAATTACGCGACCAGCCAATCCCGCAGGAGTTACGCCCCGGTTTAGAGGATTGGGCTTTTGGATGTGACGTCTGTCAGGATGTCTGCCCGTGGAATCGCAAAACTCCTCTGAGCCGCGAAATCGCGTTTCAGCCTGTGGAAACGTATGCACCCCTGGATGCCTGTGAATTATTGACGCTGGATGAAACAGAATATCAGGATCGATTTCGCAGTACCCCGATGTCTCGCTCAGGCAGAGCGGGTTTATTGCGGAATGCGGCGATTGTGCTGGGCAACCGCGGTGATGTGAGTGCCGTGCCTGTGTTGAAAAAGGTGCTCAGTGATGCAGAGCCGTTAATTCGGGGCGCAGCGGCCTGGGCACTGGGAAGGCTGGGAAATGCGGAGATTCAAACCTTTCTGGAAGAACAGTTGTCTGTTGAACTGGAGCCGAGTGTCAGGCAGGAACTGCAACAGGCGATTACGGAAATGGAAACTCGAAGTAAATAA
- a CDS encoding phytanoyl-CoA dioxygenase family protein, with the protein MNTDLISAEQLTAFQQDGFLIVDALFSQEEVTLLGQIGRADLAMQQVTFSRADGEGGAVKLNVENEVGDDIYGAIASSHRVVDRMEALLGDEVYHYHHKMIQKEAKVGGAWAWHQDYGYWYNNGCLSPDMGSCMIAVDRATVENGCLQVLKGSHLLGRIDHGKVGDQTGADPERVEAACKRLELFYCTLEPGSAIFFHSNLLHRSDQNKSEHPRWGFICCYNTRHNNPYKESRHPRYTPLAKREDADVLRVGHAQWEQMQAHPSL; encoded by the coding sequence ATGAACACAGATTTAATCTCTGCAGAACAGTTGACTGCGTTTCAGCAGGATGGATTTCTGATTGTGGATGCTCTATTCAGTCAGGAAGAAGTGACTCTGTTAGGTCAGATTGGTCGCGCCGACCTGGCCATGCAGCAGGTGACCTTCAGTCGCGCTGATGGAGAAGGGGGCGCGGTCAAACTGAATGTCGAGAACGAAGTCGGCGATGATATTTATGGTGCGATCGCCTCCAGCCACCGTGTCGTAGATCGCATGGAAGCATTGCTGGGCGACGAAGTTTATCACTATCATCACAAGATGATTCAGAAAGAAGCGAAAGTCGGCGGCGCCTGGGCCTGGCATCAGGATTACGGCTACTGGTACAACAATGGCTGTCTGTCTCCTGATATGGGCAGTTGTATGATCGCCGTCGATCGTGCGACGGTGGAAAACGGCTGTCTGCAAGTGCTCAAAGGCAGTCATCTGCTGGGCCGCATCGACCATGGAAAAGTCGGCGATCAGACCGGCGCCGATCCCGAGCGGGTCGAAGCAGCATGCAAACGGCTGGAACTCTTCTACTGCACACTGGAGCCGGGGTCTGCCATCTTTTTTCATTCCAATCTGCTGCATCGTTCTGATCAGAATAAGAGCGAGCATCCGCGGTGGGGTTTCATCTGCTGTTACAATACGCGTCACAACAACCCCTATAAAGAATCGCGTCATCCCCGGTATACGCCTCTGGCAAAACGTGAGGACGCTGATGTACTGCGCGTAGGGCACGCTCAATGGGAACAGATGCAGGCCCATCCCTCGCTCTGA
- the dapB gene encoding 4-hydroxy-tetrahydrodipicolinate reductase, translated as MGDQLLIGVNGAAGRMGQRVAVLICQDPDLKLGAALESENSPALGKDAGEVAGIGPIGVKIQSELTDRVDVIIDFSLPAGLIKIAGICAERQIGLVAATTGLTPEQRNEVLTASQTTPLILAPNMSLAVNLMMKLVREAAHSLKNSPGGVDVEIIERHHRFKEDAPSGTALHFGEIVADEMGQTEHVHGRAGRPGPRPVCEIGYHALRTGDNVGEHTIVFGMMGETIDLTVRGHTRDSYVYGALTAAKYLAAQKPGLYTMADVLGLN; from the coding sequence ATGGGCGATCAACTACTCATCGGCGTGAATGGAGCCGCTGGTCGAATGGGGCAGCGTGTGGCAGTTCTGATCTGTCAGGACCCTGACTTAAAGCTGGGAGCCGCATTAGAATCAGAGAATTCACCGGCTCTGGGGAAAGACGCTGGGGAAGTCGCAGGCATCGGTCCGATCGGGGTCAAGATCCAATCGGAACTGACGGACCGTGTGGATGTGATCATCGACTTCTCCCTGCCAGCCGGTCTGATCAAAATTGCCGGGATCTGTGCCGAACGGCAGATTGGTCTGGTCGCTGCGACGACAGGTCTGACTCCCGAGCAGCGGAATGAAGTTTTGACGGCTTCACAGACCACGCCTCTGATTCTGGCACCTAACATGAGTCTGGCGGTGAACCTGATGATGAAACTGGTTCGCGAAGCCGCTCATTCGCTGAAAAATTCGCCGGGGGGCGTTGATGTGGAAATCATCGAACGTCATCACCGGTTTAAAGAAGATGCCCCCAGCGGAACCGCTTTACATTTCGGTGAAATCGTCGCTGATGAAATGGGCCAGACGGAACACGTTCATGGTCGAGCAGGACGCCCGGGGCCACGACCTGTTTGCGAGATTGGATACCATGCTTTGCGCACTGGAGATAATGTGGGTGAGCATACCATCGTGTTCGGCATGATGGGGGAAACGATCGACCTGACCGTGCGCGGGCATACCCGTGACAGCTATGTTTATGGCGCCTTGACCGCGGCGAAATACCTGGCAGCTCAGAAGCCCGGTCTGTACACAATGGCGGATGTGCTCGGTCTGAATTAG
- the pnpS gene encoding two-component system histidine kinase PnpS produces the protein MWSSRLFWKLFLVYAGLNIVSAIVFGLIVSGRQQTQVVEQVQQRLHDSAVIMRSSLEGVFQDGISEPLQKRVRKLGEETGTRLTLIDMEGAVLAESDQDTLELVREMENHKNRVEVIQAISSGNGSSERTSPTLSEPMLYYAVLYEHDGEPKGVVRVAITMAKIQKEISSIEKLIWSIALLVSFTVMLLTYWVVARMIRPLTILTHAAESIANGDYDQKLYFPQHDELGILAQSFNHMSKEMAERVRQLQASGDRLSTVLEGMVEGVIAINERQHVLFANESAGRLLFFSPEDAEGKALFESVRNHQLQKSVTEVLKTLEPQRMEVELESTSDRILGVTTTPLPGTPCPGLVIVLFDMTELRRLESLRQEFVANVSHELKTPLSSIKAYTETLIRGAMDDPDINKTFLLRIEEQADRLHQLILDLISLASIESGNQVFDIISIELRPFVESCLVDQQKVAESKQIELLIEEKEPGIKVKADEEGLHQILGNLINNAIKYTPDQGRITIRWQCEEGNMVLLQVQDTGIGIAEKYQARLFERFFRVDKARSRELGGTGLGLSIVKHLVQSFNGTIGVSSKVGEGSTFSVRLPRG, from the coding sequence ATGTGGTCTTCGCGTCTGTTCTGGAAGCTGTTTCTGGTCTATGCCGGTTTAAATATTGTGTCAGCGATTGTCTTTGGTCTCATCGTGTCCGGACGACAACAGACCCAGGTCGTTGAGCAGGTACAACAGCGACTGCATGATTCTGCTGTGATCATGCGGAGCAGTCTGGAAGGTGTGTTCCAGGATGGTATTTCCGAACCATTACAGAAAAGAGTCAGGAAACTGGGAGAGGAAACCGGAACACGTTTGACCCTGATTGATATGGAGGGAGCCGTTCTGGCAGAGTCGGACCAGGATACTTTAGAGCTGGTTCGCGAGATGGAAAATCACAAGAATCGCGTCGAAGTCATCCAGGCGATTTCTTCTGGTAACGGGAGTTCCGAACGCACTAGCCCCACTTTAAGCGAACCGATGCTGTACTATGCCGTTTTGTATGAGCATGATGGCGAACCCAAGGGCGTCGTGCGGGTTGCCATTACGATGGCGAAAATTCAGAAAGAGATTTCGTCGATCGAAAAGCTGATCTGGAGTATCGCCTTACTGGTCAGTTTTACTGTCATGTTGCTGACTTATTGGGTTGTGGCGCGGATGATCCGTCCCTTGACGATTCTGACTCACGCCGCCGAATCCATAGCGAATGGGGATTATGATCAGAAGCTCTATTTCCCGCAGCATGACGAGTTGGGAATCCTGGCGCAGTCATTTAATCATATGAGTAAAGAAATGGCAGAACGTGTACGTCAGTTGCAGGCCAGTGGCGACCGTTTGAGTACCGTTCTGGAAGGGATGGTCGAAGGCGTGATTGCGATCAATGAACGGCAGCATGTCCTGTTTGCGAATGAATCTGCAGGCAGACTGTTGTTTTTCTCACCAGAAGATGCGGAGGGTAAGGCGCTCTTTGAATCGGTGCGAAATCATCAACTGCAGAAATCTGTTACGGAAGTGCTGAAGACCCTGGAACCGCAGCGGATGGAAGTCGAACTGGAAAGCACGAGTGATCGCATTCTGGGAGTCACGACGACTCCCTTACCGGGGACACCCTGTCCGGGTCTGGTGATCGTACTGTTTGATATGACGGAATTACGCCGCCTGGAGTCGCTGCGGCAGGAATTCGTTGCCAATGTATCGCATGAATTGAAAACGCCACTCAGTTCCATCAAGGCATACACAGAAACACTCATTCGGGGCGCGATGGATGATCCCGATATCAATAAGACATTTTTGCTGCGAATTGAAGAGCAGGCCGACCGGTTACATCAGCTCATTCTGGATCTGATCAGTCTGGCCAGTATTGAATCCGGTAACCAGGTATTCGATATTATCAGCATAGAGCTGAGGCCGTTTGTGGAGTCCTGCCTGGTGGATCAGCAGAAAGTGGCCGAGTCAAAACAGATCGAACTGTTAATTGAAGAAAAGGAGCCCGGGATCAAAGTGAAGGCCGACGAAGAAGGTCTGCATCAAATCCTGGGGAACCTGATTAACAATGCGATTAAATACACGCCCGACCAGGGGCGCATCACCATTCGCTGGCAATGCGAAGAGGGAAATATGGTGTTGCTGCAGGTGCAGGACACTGGAATCGGGATTGCGGAAAAATATCAGGCACGCCTGTTTGAGCGATTTTTCCGTGTTGATAAAGCCCGTTCGCGGGAGCTGGGGGGGACTGGTCTGGGGCTCTCCATCGTGAAACATCTGGTTCAGTCTTTTAATGGAACCATCGGCGTGAGCAGCAAGGTCGGGGAAGGTAGCACGTTTTCGGTGCGGTTGCCTCGGGGGTAG
- a CDS encoding transposase, with protein sequence MPTRSRTELSRLVDTGSRTDPTVELTDKQWSLIEDLFPWEPPAPQGGRPKAKPRACFNGIMWILRTGARWKDLPERYPPKSTCHDRLKEWSESGLFDQALERLLRALEESEILDLTETFADGTFASAKKGVNRLDRHAVAKELRL encoded by the coding sequence ATGCCCACACGATCCCGTACAGAGCTAAGCCGGCTCGTCGACACGGGATCCAGGACGGACCCAACTGTAGAATTAACCGATAAACAATGGAGTTTAATTGAGGATTTATTCCCTTGGGAACCTCCGGCGCCCCAGGGTGGACGTCCCAAAGCAAAACCCAGAGCCTGTTTCAATGGTATAATGTGGATACTTCGGACAGGAGCCCGCTGGAAAGATTTACCAGAGAGGTATCCTCCAAAATCGACCTGTCACGACCGTTTGAAGGAATGGTCGGAGTCAGGTCTGTTCGATCAAGCATTAGAACGATTATTGAGAGCCTTGGAAGAATCGGAGATATTAGACCTGACAGAAACCTTTGCCGATGGCACATTTGCTTCGGCAAAAAAAGGGGTAAACAGGTTGGACCGACACGCCGTGGCAAAGGAACTAAGATTATGA
- a CDS encoding serine hydrolase, translated as MNAQRCTLILLLLVVNLWVALPTALSQNLTDEWVTQAAEPLIEKRVVDGLSIGYIEGKHSGMVHLGSASRAGKKADDLTVYELGSISKVFTGLMLADAVVRGEIDLNAAVDVTNPTGIRLPSRDGRSIKWIDLSTHRAGLPRLPGNLQPTDLTNPYRDYDSKKAAAFLNQYPLPRSPGASQEYSNLGASVLGYLVAQQAGLSYQQLLRKRIAKPLQMTDCSVSLSQDQTARLATPHDRFGSATQPWTFSDLPGAGGIHATMRDMLRFAQAQLTPPAGKTGEAIELAWKQQRDADASGPAMGLGWVIAGDGQTRWHNGQTGGSHSALFINRKLNCAVIVLCNTAVLKEVDQLAMQLVLKAAGQEIKSEPGKTSASESNDLAIDAKHRRRLVGRYQLTPNFIFTVSDRDGHLMVAITNQPTQEVFPDSPARWSYRSVDATLEFNLSKTGPAKSLILHQNGAKQTAYRIK; from the coding sequence ATGAACGCTCAGCGCTGTACCTTAATCCTGCTGTTACTGGTTGTAAATCTTTGGGTAGCACTGCCGACTGCGTTGTCGCAGAATCTGACAGATGAATGGGTTACGCAAGCGGCTGAGCCGTTGATTGAAAAGCGAGTTGTCGACGGGCTTTCGATCGGTTACATCGAAGGCAAGCACTCCGGAATGGTGCACCTGGGAAGCGCGAGCCGCGCCGGCAAAAAAGCTGATGACCTGACTGTTTATGAGTTAGGATCAATCAGCAAGGTCTTCACAGGCTTAATGCTGGCCGACGCGGTCGTACGGGGTGAAATTGATTTGAATGCGGCAGTGGACGTAACCAATCCGACTGGGATTCGGTTGCCGTCGCGTGACGGGCGGTCGATCAAGTGGATTGATCTGAGTACCCACCGGGCAGGGCTGCCACGGCTCCCCGGTAATCTACAGCCAACCGATTTGACGAATCCGTATCGTGATTACGATTCAAAAAAGGCAGCGGCGTTTCTGAATCAATACCCACTGCCTCGCTCGCCTGGTGCCTCGCAGGAATACTCCAATCTTGGCGCGTCGGTGCTTGGATATCTGGTCGCGCAGCAGGCTGGCCTGTCCTATCAACAGTTGCTGCGGAAGCGAATTGCCAAGCCACTGCAAATGACCGACTGCAGCGTTTCACTAAGCCAGGATCAAACGGCGCGGCTCGCCACGCCGCATGACAGGTTCGGCTCAGCTACACAACCCTGGACGTTTTCGGACCTGCCGGGTGCCGGCGGAATTCACGCCACGATGCGCGACATGCTGCGTTTCGCACAGGCGCAATTAACTCCGCCAGCGGGAAAAACTGGCGAAGCAATTGAGTTGGCCTGGAAACAACAGCGCGACGCGGACGCATCGGGGCCGGCGATGGGACTGGGCTGGGTGATTGCCGGCGATGGGCAGACTCGCTGGCACAACGGTCAGACCGGTGGATCACATTCGGCACTCTTCATCAATCGTAAATTAAACTGTGCCGTGATTGTGTTGTGTAATACAGCCGTACTCAAAGAAGTTGATCAACTGGCGATGCAGCTGGTACTGAAAGCAGCCGGTCAGGAAATCAAATCGGAACCAGGTAAAACTTCAGCTTCTGAATCGAATGACCTTGCCATTGATGCGAAACATCGTCGCCGGTTGGTGGGTCGGTATCAATTGACGCCGAACTTCATTTTTACTGTCAGTGATCGTGATGGGCACCTGATGGTTGCGATTACCAATCAACCGACCCAGGAGGTCTTTCCCGATTCTCCTGCGCGGTGGTCCTACCGTAGCGTCGACGCCACATTGGAATTTAATCTGAGCAAAACGGGGCCCGCAAAAAGCTTGATTCTACATCAAAATGGCGCGAAGCAGACGGCCTATCGAATTAAGTGA
- a CDS encoding zinc-dependent alcohol dehydrogenase family protein: protein MKAMVLKSFGGPESFELCDVPRPVPHSGQVLVRVHATSINPLDFQVRRGDYPDLVQLPAITGHDVSGVVEEVGLGVTTFSPGDEVWYTPQIFDGPGSYAEYHIAAESIIGKKPASLSHLEAASLTLVGGTAWEALVVRAALRVGESILVHGGAGGVGHVAIQLAKAMGARVFTTVREVNFEFARSLGADVLIDYKQEDYVDAIMRETSGRGVDVVFDTIGGNTLSRSPDTLAQLGRVVTIVDIAQPQNVIQAWGKNASYHFVFTRQNRGKLDELSALLERGQLQPHVGAVYSLADIPLAHARLESLNNGVQGKIAIAVDSRLIS from the coding sequence ATGAAAGCGATGGTACTTAAATCATTTGGCGGACCGGAATCGTTCGAACTTTGTGACGTACCCAGGCCCGTGCCGCACTCAGGCCAAGTCCTGGTCCGGGTACATGCAACCTCCATCAATCCGTTGGATTTCCAGGTCCGACGTGGCGATTATCCCGACTTGGTGCAACTGCCTGCCATTACCGGACACGACGTATCTGGCGTTGTCGAAGAAGTCGGGCTGGGTGTGACCACCTTCTCTCCAGGAGACGAAGTCTGGTACACCCCGCAAATATTTGACGGGCCAGGGAGTTATGCCGAGTACCACATTGCTGCCGAAAGCATTATCGGAAAGAAGCCTGCTTCATTGAGCCATCTTGAGGCGGCAAGCCTGACTTTGGTTGGTGGGACTGCGTGGGAAGCACTGGTCGTACGTGCGGCGCTACGAGTGGGGGAAAGCATTCTGGTACACGGCGGCGCGGGAGGAGTTGGTCATGTGGCGATCCAGCTTGCAAAAGCCATGGGAGCGAGGGTGTTTACGACTGTGCGCGAAGTAAACTTTGAGTTCGCACGAAGTTTAGGGGCCGATGTGCTCATCGACTACAAACAGGAGGATTATGTCGACGCCATTATGCGGGAAACGAGTGGTCGCGGAGTCGATGTGGTGTTCGACACCATCGGCGGCAACACATTGTCGCGCAGCCCCGACACGCTCGCGCAACTTGGCCGCGTTGTCACGATCGTGGACATTGCACAGCCACAAAACGTCATTCAGGCCTGGGGCAAGAATGCGAGTTATCACTTCGTTTTCACAAGACAAAACCGTGGCAAACTTGATGAGTTGAGCGCATTGCTAGAGCGCGGTCAACTGCAGCCACACGTGGGCGCAGTCTATTCGCTTGCCGATATTCCGCTCGCCCATGCCCGGCTGGAGAGTCTCAATAACGGTGTTCAAGGAAAGATCGCAATTGCAGTCGACAGTCGGCTTATATCGTAA